The genomic region TTAGTAGTTAGACCCAAAACGCCAGATCCTGCTCATCCTTAAATCCTTCGTTTCCCGATTCAAAACAATCTCACATCTCGCACCTCATACCACCCACCCATACTGTCCATCCCTGAAATAGGTTGACCACAAAATGGAGGTACTAAATGCAAACAAATTTGCGGTTAATCAGGAAATCACGGGTTTATTCTGATGATTTTAAGCGGGAAATAGTTTCCCTATTTGAGAGTGGGAAGTTGAGTGTTCTACAGTTAGAGCGGCTTTATGGAATAAGTAATCCCACGATCTATAATTGGATCTATAAATTTTCTAACTTTAATGAGAAAGGACAACGTATAATGGAGATGAAATCAAGTAGCACCCACAAAGTAAAAGCCATGGAACAGCGTATCCGTGAACTGGAGCGGATGATCGGCCAGAAGCAGATCAAGATCGATTTCTTGGAGAAGATGATCGACATCGCTGGAGAGGATCTTAAGGTCGATATCAGAAAAAATTTCAACACCCCACCATCGGATGGTTCCGGGAACACGCAGGAAAAATAGATTATTCCCTCAATCAGCTTTATAGAACCGTTGGTATGAGCAAACAGGCGGTGCATCAGCGCGCTGTTCGCCATTCCCGTTATCAGGTTCAATTCGCTGAGCTGATCGAAAAAGCGGATAAAGTGCGTAAGGAACATCCCGGTTGTGGGGTGGAAAAACTGTATTATATGCTCCGTCCGGATTTTGTGGGGAGAGATCGTTTCATAGAGACCATGATGTCTTTAGGATATCGATTGAAGGTCAAGAAGAACTATCGCAGGACGACTCGCGGGCTTTCCACAGCCTACCCTAATCTGATCAATGGCTTGGTTGTAGGGACTCCCAATCAGGTTTGGCAATCGGACATCACCTACTTCTACGTGGGCGATAGGTTCTACTATGGAGTGTTCATTATCGACGTTTACACCAAAAAGATCGTTGGATATCAAGTATCCAATCATATGCAGTCAACAGCTAATCTTAAGGCACTACGAATGGCCCTTAAGAATAACGGGGCACCCCAATATCATCATTCAGACCGAGGTGCCCAATATCATGCGACAGCTTATCTGCAGCTGTTGAAAGAGAATAATTGCAGGGTGAGCATGGGCAAGAGTGCCCAGGACAATGCATACGCTGAGCGGATCAATGGAACCATCAAGAATGAGTATCTGGATTATTGGAAGCCCAAGACGTTCGAAAGCTTAAAAAAAATGGTCAATAGAGCTGTCAAACAGTACAATAAACGAAGACTGCACAACTCATTACATAGGATGTCGCCAGAGAGTTTCGAAGAAAAGTGGTTTAGGGAGATATTGTCTCCTAAACCACTAATAACTATATTTGATCAAGTTGATAAATTGTAAAAACGGTCAACACTATTCAGGGACAGACAATAGACAAGAGTCTAATATCTAATATCTAATGTCTTAAATCTAAAAAAGCCGGCATTATTGCCGGCTTTCAGTATCTAAAATCTAATATCTAAAATCTAATGTCTAGTTCAAAATAGACCATGTAGACCATGGAATTCTAGATAGGATAAACACCAAACCGATGATATAGAAAATCAGAACCGTTTGGTTCGCTTTCTTTTGATCAACAATTTTCTTAGCTTTAGAATATCCCATTGTAATTAATACAACGGCGATAATCATCATCAAAGGGTGTTCTAGAAAGTAAAGTCTAGAAACGCTGTTTTTCATGTTCTCTCCTGAGAAACTCTGTAGGCCAAGCGGGGAAGTAAAATACAATACTGCACCGATAACCAGTTGTAGGTGGGCTGAAATTAGACCGATTAAAGCGATTTTACGGTTGTAAGCTTTGTTTCCAGCGTAGTTTACAAGTGTAATAACGATCGCAATGATCAGTGCTATCAAAAGCACCACGGCTAGTGTTGAGTGTAAATGTTTCATTCCTGTAAGCATAGTGTCGTGATTAATGATTTGCAAATATACTATTTTGAAAGACGTTTGTCGCCTAATTCTTTAAACTCAGATTTGGCTTTAAAGTTTGGAAATGTTTTCTCCATACTGAGCATATAACCGATGTCGAAGAACAAACGGGTGTCGGCAAGTGGGCCTTCAAAGTTCCAATGCTCGTCAAGCTCATCGCTGACTGCATGATAACGTCCTGCTAAGGCTTGCTGGCGCTTTTTCAAAGCGACGGTATCTTGATCTAGATAATCGCCTCCACTGCCCATATACAATCCAGGAACACCAACTTTAACAAAGTTGAAGTGGTCTGAACGGTAGAATCCTCCGGATGTCGGACTTCCTTCCGGCTGCAATTCACGATTGAATTTGGCACCGGATTTAATCGCATAATCCTCTAACTCCGTCTGTCCGGTTCCTACAACACGGAAACCTTTCATAGCTCCAACAGGATTAAATGAGTCCATATTTAAGTTAGCAACGGTTTTTGCTAAAGGATAGATTGGATGTTCCGCATAATATTGAGATCCTAGCAAACCTTGCTCTTCGGCAGTAACCGCCAAGAAAACAATGCTGCGCTCCGGTTTTACCTTCGCCGCTTTGAAAGCCTTTGCAATTTCAAATAAAGCGGCAACACCCGTCGCGTTATCAATGGCTCCATTGAAGATCGAGTCGCCTTCTACGGCCTCTCCGATGCCTAAGTGATCCCAATGTGCCGAATAGATAATCGTCTCGTCCGGACGTTTGCTGCCTTTGATCGTCGCAATGACGTTGTTCGATTTAGACTCACGGAAGGTTGTTTTCAATGCAATCGAGGTCTTCACATTCATAGGGACAGCCTTAAATCCAGGCTTCTTCGCTTGTTCGATAATATTTGGATTTAAACCACCTAATTGGAACAGCTTGTTCGCCGTTTCTGTCGTTACCCATCCTTGGAAGTTTACCAGGTTTGCGCCTTTATTTTCAGGTACTAAAGATAATTGCGGGCCGGTCCAGCCACTACGTACGACATTCCATCCGTAGGATGCTGCTGCAGTTTCATGGATGATCAATACGCCCGCAGCTCCCTGTCTGGAAGCCTCTTCGAACTTGTAGGTCCATCGGCCATAGTAGGTCATCGTATCGGCTTTAAATAATGTTTTATCATATCGTCCCGGGTCAGAGACCATCACGACTACGGTTTTACCTTTTACATCAAGCCCTTCATAATCATTCCATTTATATTCCGGAGCCACAATGCCAAAGCCGGCAAAAACAAGTTCGGTGTCTTTGATGTCAATATTGTTGGACATGCGCGGCGTGCCGACAACATAATCGTCTAGATAGTTAATGGAAAGATTGGAGTTTTTTCCGGTGAAAGTTAGTTTGGGTGCTACAGGCTCAGACTTAATCTCGACCATTGGCACTTCCTGAAAATAGGAGTTCCCATTTCCTGGTTCCAATCCCAGTGCTTTGAATTGCTCTTCCAGATAGTTTACCGTCAGAGTATCGCCCTTTGTGAAAGGCATACGACCCATAAACTCGTCGGAAGCTAGCTTCTCCACATAGGCACGATATCCGGCTTCTGTGATCGCGTTGATAGCACCCGAATCCAAGAGGGTTGGATCATAGGAAGATCCGGTATCTCCAGATTTACAAGACGCCAGTCCAATTAAAAAGGCAGTTCCAATAAATAGTTTTGTCTTCATAATAAATGATGTTGTTCTTGGTTTTATGATTGAAAATAAAGCTTATGCCTGTACGGGAGCCTCGATAGGGAATACCTCCGCTATCGGGTGGAATAAGTAGATACGCTTGGTAGCTACTTCCATACATTTATATCGCTTTCTTAATTTTTCTTGTTTCTGAAACACTCTTCCCGATTTAATGGAGAAATAACCGTCAAATTCAATGGATTCTATGGTGATGATTTCCGTTTGCTTGGTATCATGCAGCCGTAGGATACGGAAGAGATTTAAGTCGGTGCAGGATGAGGCCGCGGGATTATTCATGTACTTCACCAAGGCATGCGTAACATCGACAGGAAAGATGTCGAGCCTTAGAAAAGGATCCATCAGTGCCTTGAAGTTTTGTTTCCACTCCGTGCCATGTGGCTTGACCTTGTTCTTAAATTGTTGCCATGTTTTCAAATGGGCAAACTCATGAACGGTGGTGATCAAGAAGGAGTATGGATTCAAATCATGGTTTACCGTAATCTGATGGGGTTCGTTACGATGCGGTGAGCGGTAGTCTCCTAGTTTTGATGCCCTGGATTTAGTTACCTTAAATCTACAACCAGTATCATTGATCCATTGGGAGATGATAGGGGCGGCAGATAGGGGAATATACTTGCTTAATTGTTTGCTGAAATCCGGCATGTATACAAACATATTATATAATTGGCAGATTTCAGAATACAAAAACCAATATTTCGAGGAGGGTTTAGAAATAACTATATTTGATATCTGAACATTGATCGGGCATGCTAAGTAAATTACAGATTAAAAACTATGCATTAATTGATGCATTAGATATAGAATTCGACAGGAAACTGAACATCATTACGGGTGAAACCGGGGCGGGTAAATCCATTATTATGGGAGCTCTGGGATTGATTCTTGGAAATCGTGCCGAGAGCAAACATTTCTTTGATGAATCTTCCAAATGTATTATCGAAGGGCATTTTGAAGTTGCCCAGTACGACCTGAGCGATCTGTTCAGCCAATTGGATCTGGACTATGAAGACACAACGATCATCCGTCGTGAACTGCATGCTGATGGTAAATCCAGAGCCTTTGTCAATGATACGCCTGTAACATTGCAAACCTTAAAGACCTTGGGCGAACGCCTGATTGATATTCACTCGCAACATGCGACTTTGCAGATCAATACAGAGTCTTTCCAGCTCTTGGTGCTTGATACCGTTGCGCAGCAGCAAGCTTTGTTAAAGGAGTACAAATCGACCTACCAGTCCTATAAAAAGACTATCGCTAGTTTAGAGGCATTAGAAGAGGAATTAGCAAAATCGAGGGCGGAGTATGATTTTAATCAATTTGTTTTCAATGAATTGGAACAAGCGAATCTGCAAGCGGATGAGCAAGGAACATTGGAAGCTGAGCAAAATCAATTGGAGAATGCGGAGGAGATTAAAAGACATTTCCATGGAGCAGCAAGCTTAATGCAGTCGGAAGAGGTCAATGTATTGGATGGTCTAAAGTCGGTGCTATCCTTTGTACAGAATGGCACGAAATATCTTCCTTCAGCAGAAGCATTACAGGAGCGTCTGCAAAGTGCCTTGATTGAACTGAAAGATATCGCAGCCGAATTGGAGCAAGTCGCTGATGGGGTAACCATGGATGAAGAACGATTAAATATTGTCAATGACCGCCTTTCGGTTCTTTATTCACTGCAGAAGAAACATCGGGTAGAAACGATTCAGGACCTGTTGCAATTGCAAGAAGATCTTGAACAGAAACTTCAGGCTTCTGACTCGCAAGAGGAACAAATAGAAGTCTTAAAGGAAAATATAGAAAAACTAAGAAGTAATTTGACCCAATTAGCTGATCAAATCACTGCCAATAGAACGAAAGTTAAACAAACAATCGAGCAAGAGGTGCAAGATGTACTTGCGAAAGTCGGTATGCCGAACGCGCAATTACAGATTCAATTAAAGAAAAAAGAAGATTTTAAATCTACAGGACAGGATGAGGTAGCATTTTTATTCTCTGCCAACAAGGGACAAACTTTACAGCCTATCCATAAAGTAGCGTCCGGGGGAGAACTTTCTAGGGTTATGCTCGCAATCAAATCATTGGTAGCAAAATCCTCTTCTTTGCCAACTATTATTTTTGATGAGATTGATACGGGTATCTCGGGAGAGGTTGCCTTACGAGTAGGGGAGATCATGGAGCAGCTTGCTGAACATATGCAGGTGATCAGCATCACGCATCTTCCACAGATTGCTTCGCAGGGAACTGCGCATTTCAAAGTGTATAAAGAAGATCTCGGTGAAAAGACAAAGTCGAATATTGTGCTCTTAAAGAAAGAGGACCGTGTCTTAGAAATAGCACAAATGCTGAGTGGAGCGAATCCCGAAGCGACAGCGATCAAACATGCAGAAGAGATGTTGAAATAAAAAAAGGAGCTTAAAGCTCCTTATTTTATTTCTTAATTGTTGATTAATCGCCAATTTCTGCATCGCTCAGAACGATCTTAACTAGCATACCTTCAGGAGCTTTAATGTTTGCCATAGCGCCTTTATAAACCGCGTAGATATGAACAACGCCTTTTCCATAACGTGCCGAGTAAGAGTAGTCTCCAACCTCTGCAGGTATGTTTTCATAATATTCTGGTGCACTATCTAAAGAGATAGAAACATCCACGTGGCCATCTTGGAAGTAACGATCATCCAATTCTGGCATGCTAATACTTGTCGCATATTCCGTTCCGTTACGATTCCAGTCCGCTGGAGCCACATCGATAACATAACTTACCCCTGGTAAATAGTTGTTAGTGATATATTCTTTTGTACATCCAGTGAAACTTACTAATGAAGCGGTTCCAATTGCAAATGCTAATAACAGTTTTTTCATGTTTGGTAAGATTATGTTGTTAAAAATATGTTTCTTGTAGATAAAGACAATTGAAAGACTCAATAGTTTAACGGAACTAAACAAAAATGTTGCCATAAAAAAAGCGGTTGCTATGCAACCGCCTTTTTAAGTATTCAATTTTATGTGAAATTAATCTTTCTTTTTGTTGTCTTTTACATCAGAAGCTAAGTTGGAGTCATCACTTTCATCCTTCTTTGCTGCGGCAACTTTAATCTCGCTCTTCGCCTCATCAAAGTCTACTAAGATGGCTTCGCCAGATTTCAACTCCCCTTTCAGAATCTCTTCCGCAATCGGATCTTCCAAGTATTTTTGGAGCGCACGCTTCAACGGGCGAGCGCCAAAGTTGCTGTCATATCCTTTCTCAGCAATGTAGTTCTTCGCTTTCTCTGTAAGGGTGATCTTGTGTCCTAATCCCTCGATTCTTGTGAATAAAGATTTAAGTTCAATATCAATAATCTTAAAGATATGCTCTTTGTTCAATGAGTTGAATACAATCACATCATCCACACGGTTTAAAAACTCAGGAGCAAACGCACGCTTCAACGCGGTTTCAATTACTCCACGAGAATGTGAGTCGGCCTGATCTGCTTTCGCTGCAGTCGTAAATCCAACACCTTGTCCGAATTCTTTCAACTGGCGTGCGCCGATATTCGAAGTCATGATGATGATCGTGTTTCTGAAGTCAACCTTACGGCCAAGACTGTCGGTCAACTGTCCTTCGTCCAATACCTGTAGCAATAAGTTGAACACATCAGGGTGAGCTTTTTCAATCTCATCTAATAAAACCACTGCATAAGGCTTACGACGAACTTTCTCTGTCAACTGTCCACCTTCTTCATATCCTACGTATCCTGGAGGCGCACCTACTAATCTAGATACCGCGAATTTCTCCATGTACTCACTCATGTCAATCTGAATCAATGCATCTTCAGAATCAAACATAAAGCGAGCAAGCTCTTTCGCTAATTCCGTTTTACCAACACCTGTAGGACCTAAGAAGATAAATGAACCTATCGGCTTCTTTGGATCTTTCAAGCCGGCACGCGTACGTTGAATAGCTTTTACAAGCTTCTGAACAGCATCGTCCTGACCGATGATACGGCCTTTCATCGATTCGCCCATATTCAATAGCTTTTGGCTATCGGATTGGCTAACACGTTGAACAGGAATACCCGTCATCATCGAAACAACCTCAGCAACATTATCTTCCGTAACAGTATAACGCGTTGTCTTCGTTTCTGCTTCCCAAACTGCCTTCTCTTTTTCCAGCTCTTCGATCAGCTTCTTCTCTGTATCACGTAGTTTCGCTGCCTCTTCGTATTTCTGACTGCGAACAACTTTGTTCTTCTCAACCTTTACCTCTTCGATTTTCTCTTCAATATCGATGATGCTTTGTGGCACATGGATATTGTTCAAGTGAACCCGAGAACCCGACTCATCTAACGCATCAATAGCTTTATCTGGTAAGAATCTGTCTGTGATATAACGTGTGGTCAAAGACACACAAGCTTCGATCGCTTCCGGTGTATAAGTTACATTGTGGTGTTCCTCATATTTATCCTTAATGCGGTTTAAAATCTCGATCGTATCATCATACGTAGTCGGTTCTACCGTTACTTTTTGGAATCGACGATCTAAAGCACCGTCTTTCTCAATATACTGACGGTATTCATCTAAAGTCGTTGCACCGATACATTGGATTTCTCCACGTGCCAATGCTGGCTTGAACATATTGGATGCATCCAATGAACCTGAAGCACCCCCTGCACCAACGATGGTGTGGATCTCATCAATAAATAAGATAACATCCGGAGATTTCTCCAATTCGTTCATAACCGCTTTCATACGCTCTTCGAACTGTCCACGGTATTTCGTTCCTGCCACTAATGACGCCAAGTCAAGCGTAACGACACGCTTGTTGAACAATACACGTGAAACCTTACGTTGTATGATGCGTAATGCTAATCCTTCCGCGATAGCAGATTTACCAACCCCTGGTTCACCGATTAGAATAGGGTTATTCTTCTTTCTACGCGATAAGATCTGCGACACACGCTCAATCTCTTTCTCACGTCCTACAATAGGATCTAACTTACCTTCTTCCGCAGCTTTTGTTAAGTCGCGCCCGAAGTTATCCAATACCGGGGTTTTAGATTTGATATCAGAAACCTTCTTCGGTGCTGAGAACTGCGAATCATCTTCCGCGTAATCGTCGTCGCCACTTGGCGGTGTGCTCGACGCTTCGTCTGTAATACCCGAAGCATTTTGCTCAACCTCAGATTTAAACGTATTATAAGATACTTTGTACTGTTGCAATATCTGCGAGGCAATGTTTTCCTCATCACGCAGAATCGCTAATAACAGATGCTCTGTACCAATAATATCACTCTTAAAAATCTTAGCTTCTAAATAAGTTATCTTTAAAACCTTTTCGGCTTGTTTCGTCAGTGGCATGTTGTTGTTCACTGGAGAACGCGAAACGGAAGAACCTTTCACAGCATCCTCCACAGACTGGCGAACTGCCGCCATGTCTATTCCGATATTCTTCAATATCTTGATCGCAACCCCATCGCCCTCACGTATTAATCCGAGTAAAAGGTGCTCTGTCCCGATATAATCGTGGCGCAAGCGTAATGCTTCCTCACGACTGTAGGAAATGACATCTTTTACGCGGGGTGAAAATTTTGCTTCCATTTAAATTACCTTTCTCAATTAGTGGATGTACCAAACATTATAAATGTAATAAAAATACATGGTACCGCCTTTTGTTATAGATATTATTTATCAACAATTAGACCATACCCGTAAAACTACCAATTTGTCAGTATTTCCATTATCTTTGTGTAAAAAGTTACATTTCTCTTATGTCTGACGAAAAAATTATTTTTTCGATGGCTGGTGTTAATAAAATACACCCACCATCCAAACAAGTTCTAAAAAATATCTATCTATCTTTTTTCTACGGAGCAAAAATCGGGGTTATCGGTTTAAATGGTTCCGGGAAATCATCCCTATTGAAGATTATTGCAGGAATTGATAAATCCTACCAAGGTGAAGTTGTGTTCTCACCAGGATATTCTGTTGGATACCTTGCGCAAGAACCCGAACTAGACCTTACTAAAACCGTAAAGCAAGTTGTTGAAGAAGGCGTAGCAGAAACAACAGCCATCCTTCAGGAATATGAAGAGATCAACGAGAAATTCGGATTGCCGGAGGTTTATGAGGATGCTGATGCGATGGATAAATTGTTAGCCAGACAAGGGGAATTGCAAGATATCATCGATGCAACGAACGCTTGGGAATTAGATGCAAAACTAGAAAGAGCGATGGACGCATTGCGTTGTCCGGAGCCTGATGCGCTGATTGCCAATTTGTCAGGTGGTGAGCGAAGAAGGGTGGCATTGTGTCGATTATTATTGCAAGAACCAGATGTTTTATTGCTAGATGAGCCTACCAACCACTTGGATGCTGAGTCTATTGATTGGTTAGAGCAGCACTTGCAACAATACAAAGGAACAGTAATCGCTGTAACCCACGACCGTTATTTCCTTGATAATGTTGCCGGTTGGATCTTAGAGCTTGATCGTGGTGAAGGTATTCCTTGGAAAGGAAATTACTCTTCTTGGTTGGATCAAAAAGCGAAACGCTTAGCACAAGAAGAAAAGCAAGAAACTAAACGTCAAAAAACCTTAGAACGTGAGTTAGAATGGGTGAAGATGGCCCCTAAAGCTCGCCATGCGAAGTCAAAAGCACGTTTACATAATTACGAAAAATTAGCTTCTGAGGAAACGAAAGAACGCGAAGAAAAACTTGAGTTATTCATCCCACCGGGACCTAGATTAGGGAATGTGGTTATTGAGGCTGACAATGTCTCTAAATCGTACGGCGATCGCATTTTATTCGAAAACCTGAGTTTCTCTTTGCCTCCAGCAGGAATCGTCGGTATTATCGGTCCTAACGGGGTCGGTAAAACAACACTTTTCCGACTAATTACCGGCCAGGAGCAACCTGATTCAGGAACGTTTAAAGTAGGTGAGACCGTTGTGTTAGGTTATGTCGACCAAATGCATGATGACCTTGATCCGAACAAAACAGTATGGGAGAATATTACAGGTGGCAATGAAAACATCTTGTTAGGAAATAAGCAGGTCAACTCAAGAGCCTATGTGTCAAAATTCAACTTCAACGGTGGAGATCAGCAGAAGAAAATATCCGTATTATCCGGAGGTGAGAGAAATCGTGTACATTTGGCAATTACATTGAAGAAAGGTTCAAACGTATTATTACTGGATGAGCCTACCAACGATATTGACGTAAATACCCTTCGTGCATTGGAGGAAGGATTGGACAACTTCGGTGGATGTGCTGTGGTTATATCCCACGATCGCTGGTTCTTAAATCGAATTTGTACACATATTCTGGCATTCGAAGGCGATTCACAAGTATATTTCTTCGAAGGTAACTATACGGAATATGAAGAAAATCGTAAAAAACGCTTAGGCGATGTCGCTCCGAAAAGAGTGAAATATAAAAAATTAGTAAAATAGTACAGTACCATTGGATTCATCAAAACTACTCAAAGCAATCATTGAAAATGCGATTGATGGCATTATAACTATCGATCCGCATGGCATTGTGGAGAGTATAAACCCCTCCGCATTAGTGCTATTCGGCTACAAGGCCGAAGAAGTTATTGGAAATAATATTTCCATGCTAATGCCAGAGCCTGATCGCTCTAATCATGATCGGTATATCTCAACCTATGAGCAGACCGGACATAAAAAAATCATCGGGATTGGCCGTGAAGTACGCGGCCTCAAGAAAGATGGCTCCACTTTCCCCTTCCGTCTGTCGGTAAGTGAGGTGTTCTACAAAGATGGAAAAATCTTTACCGGCTTTGTTCATGATCTTACGAAAGAAAAGCAAGCCGAGGACGAACTGAAGAAACATGCCCTAGAACTCGAAACGAAAATTAGAGAGAGAACGAAAGACTTGATAAAACTGGTTTCTGAACTTGAAAAAGCCAAAGCAGATGTCAGCGTTTCGTTGGAAAAGGAAAAAGAATTGAACCAGTTGAAGTCGCGCTTCGTGTCGATGGCTTCACATGAATTCAGAACGCCTTTAAGCTCCGTACAACTATCTGCGTCCTTGATCGACCGCTATGTAGAGAAGTCAGAATATGGACCTATTGAAAAGCATACGGCGCGTATCAAAGGTTCGGTTCAATTGTTGAATACCATACTGAATGACTTCCTTTCTCTGGAAAAACTGGAGGCTGGCGTCGTAGTCGTGAATAAAGCGGATACTAATATTGTGCAGCTAGGTGAGGAAATAGCGGAAGAGATGCAGCTGATTTGTAAAAAGAACCAGCATATTGTTTATCAGCATACGGGCGAAGTTTCGAACTTCTATGTGGATCCGAATCTATTGAAAAACAGTATCATCAATCTGGTCTCTAATGCCATCAAATACTCCGGCGAAGATACCTTTATTGAATTCAGTACGGAAATCGATAAGGATAATCTACTAGTGACCGTTAAAGATAATGGTATTGGAATTCCGAAAGACGAACAAGCAAATCTAACGGAACCATTCTTTAGAGCAAATAATACAGGAAATATACCAGGTACCGGCTTGGGGCTAAATATCGTAAAACGTTATGTAGGATTGATGGGAGGACAGATGGATTATTGGTCCGAAGTAAACCAAGGTGCTATTTTTAAAATGAGTTTTACCCAACTATAATGGAAAAAAGAAAAATCTTAATCATCGAAGATAATAGTGATATCCGAGAGAGCACAGCAGAGATTTTAGAATTAACAGGTGAATATACCGTCATTGTTGCGGAAGAAGGAAAGACAGGGGTGGAGATGGCAATGAAACATCACCCAGACTTAATTCTTTGTGATATAATGATGCCTGAACTGGATGGTTATGGCGTGTTGTACATGTTAGGAAAGCACGAGGAAACTCAACACATTCCTTTCATTTTCTTAACAGCGAAAACAGAGAAAGCCGACGTCCGTAAAGCCATGGAGATGGGGGCAGACGATTATCTGACCAAGCCTTTTGACGACTTGGAACTATTGAATGCCATAGAAAGCCGTTTTAAAAAACGCCAGCAATTACAGGCAAAAGCAAGTCCCAATATCGATAG from Sphingobacterium sp. BN32 harbors:
- a CDS encoding M28 family metallopeptidase — protein: MKTKLFIGTAFLIGLASCKSGDTGSSYDPTLLDSGAINAITEAGYRAYVEKLASDEFMGRMPFTKGDTLTVNYLEEQFKALGLEPGNGNSYFQEVPMVEIKSEPVAPKLTFTGKNSNLSINYLDDYVVGTPRMSNNIDIKDTELVFAGFGIVAPEYKWNDYEGLDVKGKTVVVMVSDPGRYDKTLFKADTMTYYGRWTYKFEEASRQGAAGVLIIHETAAASYGWNVVRSGWTGPQLSLVPENKGANLVNFQGWVTTETANKLFQLGGLNPNIIEQAKKPGFKAVPMNVKTSIALKTTFRESKSNNVIATIKGSKRPDETIIYSAHWDHLGIGEAVEGDSIFNGAIDNATGVAALFEIAKAFKAAKVKPERSIVFLAVTAEEQGLLGSQYYAEHPIYPLAKTVANLNMDSFNPVGAMKGFRVVGTGQTELEDYAIKSGAKFNRELQPEGSPTSGGFYRSDHFNFVKVGVPGLYMGSGGDYLDQDTVALKKRQQALAGRYHAVSDELDEHWNFEGPLADTRLFFDIGYMLSMEKTFPNFKAKSEFKELGDKRLSK
- a CDS encoding transposase; amino-acid sequence: MQTNLRLIRKSRVYSDDFKREIVSLFESGKLSVLQLERLYGISNPTIYNWIYKFSNFNEKGQRIMEMKSSSTHKVKAMEQRIRELERMIGQKQIKIDFLEKMIDIAGEDLKVDIRKNFNTPPSDGSGNTQEK
- a CDS encoding ATP-dependent Clp protease ATP-binding subunit, which produces MEAKFSPRVKDVISYSREEALRLRHDYIGTEHLLLGLIREGDGVAIKILKNIGIDMAAVRQSVEDAVKGSSVSRSPVNNNMPLTKQAEKVLKITYLEAKIFKSDIIGTEHLLLAILRDEENIASQILQQYKVSYNTFKSEVEQNASGITDEASSTPPSGDDDYAEDDSQFSAPKKVSDIKSKTPVLDNFGRDLTKAAEEGKLDPIVGREKEIERVSQILSRRKKNNPILIGEPGVGKSAIAEGLALRIIQRKVSRVLFNKRVVTLDLASLVAGTKYRGQFEERMKAVMNELEKSPDVILFIDEIHTIVGAGGASGSLDASNMFKPALARGEIQCIGATTLDEYRQYIEKDGALDRRFQKVTVEPTTYDDTIEILNRIKDKYEEHHNVTYTPEAIEACVSLTTRYITDRFLPDKAIDALDESGSRVHLNNIHVPQSIIDIEEKIEEVKVEKNKVVRSQKYEEAAKLRDTEKKLIEELEKEKAVWEAETKTTRYTVTEDNVAEVVSMMTGIPVQRVSQSDSQKLLNMGESMKGRIIGQDDAVQKLVKAIQRTRAGLKDPKKPIGSFIFLGPTGVGKTELAKELARFMFDSEDALIQIDMSEYMEKFAVSRLVGAPPGYVGYEEGGQLTEKVRRKPYAVVLLDEIEKAHPDVFNLLLQVLDEGQLTDSLGRKVDFRNTIIIMTSNIGARQLKEFGQGVGFTTAAKADQADSHSRGVIETALKRAFAPEFLNRVDDVIVFNSLNKEHIFKIIDIELKSLFTRIEGLGHKITLTEKAKNYIAEKGYDSNFGARPLKRALQKYLEDPIAEEILKGELKSGEAILVDFDEAKSEIKVAAAKKDESDDSNLASDVKDNKKKD
- a CDS encoding SprT-like domain-containing protein, which produces MFVYMPDFSKQLSKYIPLSAAPIISQWINDTGCRFKVTKSRASKLGDYRSPHRNEPHQITVNHDLNPYSFLITTVHEFAHLKTWQQFKNKVKPHGTEWKQNFKALMDPFLRLDIFPVDVTHALVKYMNNPAASSCTDLNLFRILRLHDTKQTEIITIESIEFDGYFSIKSGRVFQKQEKLRKRYKCMEVATKRIYLFHPIAEVFPIEAPVQA
- a CDS encoding IS3 family transposase, with the translated sequence MSKQAVHQRAVRHSRYQVQFAELIEKADKVRKEHPGCGVEKLYYMLRPDFVGRDRFIETMMSLGYRLKVKKNYRRTTRGLSTAYPNLINGLVVGTPNQVWQSDITYFYVGDRFYYGVFIIDVYTKKIVGYQVSNHMQSTANLKALRMALKNNGAPQYHHSDRGAQYHATAYLQLLKENNCRVSMGKSAQDNAYAERINGTIKNEYLDYWKPKTFESLKKMVNRAVKQYNKRRLHNSLHRMSPESFEEKWFREILSPKPLITIFDQVDKL
- the recN gene encoding DNA repair protein RecN: MLSKLQIKNYALIDALDIEFDRKLNIITGETGAGKSIIMGALGLILGNRAESKHFFDESSKCIIEGHFEVAQYDLSDLFSQLDLDYEDTTIIRRELHADGKSRAFVNDTPVTLQTLKTLGERLIDIHSQHATLQINTESFQLLVLDTVAQQQALLKEYKSTYQSYKKTIASLEALEEELAKSRAEYDFNQFVFNELEQANLQADEQGTLEAEQNQLENAEEIKRHFHGAASLMQSEEVNVLDGLKSVLSFVQNGTKYLPSAEALQERLQSALIELKDIAAELEQVADGVTMDEERLNIVNDRLSVLYSLQKKHRVETIQDLLQLQEDLEQKLQASDSQEEQIEVLKENIEKLRSNLTQLADQITANRTKVKQTIEQEVQDVLAKVGMPNAQLQIQLKKKEDFKSTGQDEVAFLFSANKGQTLQPIHKVASGGELSRVMLAIKSLVAKSSSLPTIIFDEIDTGISGEVALRVGEIMEQLAEHMQVISITHLPQIASQGTAHFKVYKEDLGEKTKSNIVLLKKEDRVLEIAQMLSGANPEATAIKHAEEMLK